Proteins encoded by one window of Esox lucius isolate fEsoLuc1 chromosome 4, fEsoLuc1.pri, whole genome shotgun sequence:
- the fam199x gene encoding protein FAM199X: MSEALYEKFLAPEEPFPLLSQRGNISEAGTLDVSDFGCQLSSCHRTDPLRRFHSNRWNLTSCGTSVASSECSEELFSSVSVGDQEDCYSLLDDQEFTSFDLFPEGSVCSDVSSISTYWDWSDSEFEWQLPGSDIASGSDVLSDIIPSVPSSPCLSSKRKTKPHRNLDELPWSAMTNDEQVEYIEYLSRKVSTEMGLREQLDIIKIIDPCAQISPTDSEFIIELNCLTDEKLKQVRNYIREHSPRQRPSSTRDGWKRSGPSSASTSGVSGASSSNASMVSSASSSTGSTGSVGNSASNCSTANISRAHSDGNLSSAAERIRDSKKRSKQRKLQQKALRKRQLKEQRQARKERLSGLFLNEEVLSLKVTEEEDRGEDVVDVLM, translated from the exons ATGTCAGAGGCACTTTACGAAAAGTTCCTCGCTCCTGAGGAGCCATTTCCACTTCTGTCGCAGCGAGGAAACATCAGTGAGGCCGGCACGTTGGATGTCAGTGACTTTGGCTGTCAGTTGTCCTCTTGTCACCGGACAGACCCCCTTCGGCGCTTCCATAGTAACAG ATGGAACCTGACTTCTTGTGGAACCAGTGTGGCCAGCTCAGAATGCAGCGAGGAGCTGTTCTCTTCTGTGTCCGTGGGAGACCAGGAGGACTGCTACTCCCTGTTAGATGACCAGGAGTTCACCTCCTTTGACCTGTTCCCAGAGGGCAGCGTCTGCAGTGACGTGTCCTCCATCAGCACCTACTGGGACTGGTCAGACAGTGAATTTGAGTGGCAG TTGCCTGGAAGTGATATAGCAAGTGGAAGTGATGTTCTCTCTGACATCATACCCAGTGTACCCAGCTCCCCATGCCTTTCCTCCAAGAGAAAGACCAAACCACATAGAAATCTGGATGAGCTCCCCTGGAGTGCAATGACCAATGATGAACAG GTGGAATATATTGAATATCTGAGCAGAAAGGTCAGCACAGAGATGGGACTAAGAGAGCAGTTGGACATCATCAAGATCATAGACCCATGTGCTCAGATATCCCCAACAGACAGCGAGTTCATTATCGAGCTCAACTGCCTAACCGATGAGAAACTGAAACAG GTGAGGAATTACATCCGGGAGCACAGCCCACGGCAGCGCCCGAGCAGCACCCGGGACGGCTGGAAGAGGAGTGGCCCCAGCAGTGCCAGCACCAGCGGGGTGAGCGGGGCTAGCAGCAGCAACGCCAGCATGGTCAGCAGCGCCAGCAGCTCCACCGGATCCACGGGCTCCGTCGGCAACTCTGCCTCCAACTGCAGCACCGCCAACATCAGCCGCGCCCACAGCGACGGGAACCTGTCCAGTGCCGCCGAGCGCATCCGCGACTCCAAG AAACGCTCCAAGCAGAGGAAGCTGCAGCAGAAAGCCCTGCGTAAGAGACAGCTGAAGGAGCAGAGACAGGCCCGCAAGGAGAGACTGAGTGGCCTGTTCCTCAACGAGGAGGTGCTGTCACTCAAAGTCACAGAGGAGGAAGACCGTGGAGAAGACGTTGTTGATGTCTTAATGTGA